A genome region from Micromonospora peucetia includes the following:
- the tkt gene encoding transketolase: MAANRPEHPALNWSDLDRRAVDTVRVLAMDAVEKSGNGHPGTAMSLAPAAYLLFNRVIRHNPADPNWPGRDRFVLSAGHSSLTLYIQLFLSGYPLALEDLKSLRQWGSLTPGHPEHGHTPGVETTTGPLGQGLGNAVGMAMAARRERGLFDPEAEPGRSVFDHDIWCIASDGDIEEGISHEVSALAGHQQLGNLTVIYDDNEISIEDDTRIAKSEDVAARYEAYGWHVQTVDWRAGDADQGDYHEDVEALHRALLAAKAETGRPSFIALRTIIGWPAPNKKNTGKIHGSALGGDEVAATKQLLGFDPARSFEVDEEVLGHARLVMERGARAEQEWTTAFDGWAKANPERAALYDRMAGRVLPTGWTEALPQFPADAKGIATRAASGKVLEALAPVLPELWGGSADLAESNNTTMKGEPSFVPAVHATKDFPGHEYGRTLHFGIREHAMGAILNGITLHGGTRPYGGTFLVFSDYMRPSVRLAALMKLPVVYVWTHDSIGLGEDGPTHQPVEHLTALRAIPGLDVVRPADANETVWAWRQALEHTDRPTALALSRQALPTLDRSTLAGAEGVAKGGYVLAEASNGKPQVIIVGTGSEVQLCLTARERLEADGTPTRVVSMPCQEWFFEQDEAYRESVLPRGVKARVSVEAGIAMSWRGIVGDCGESVSLEHYGASAPHSVLFEQFGFTPDRIVAAAHAALTRMGDITGFTTGN; this comes from the coding sequence GTGGCTGCCAACCGACCCGAGCACCCCGCACTCAACTGGTCCGACCTCGACCGCCGGGCCGTCGACACCGTCCGCGTGCTGGCCATGGATGCCGTGGAGAAATCCGGCAACGGCCACCCGGGCACCGCGATGAGCCTGGCGCCCGCGGCCTACCTGCTCTTCAACCGGGTGATCCGGCACAACCCGGCCGACCCGAACTGGCCCGGCCGGGACCGCTTCGTGCTCTCCGCGGGCCACTCCAGCCTCACCCTCTACATCCAGCTCTTCCTCTCCGGCTACCCGCTCGCCCTAGAGGACCTGAAGTCGCTGCGGCAGTGGGGCTCGCTGACCCCCGGCCACCCCGAGCACGGGCACACGCCCGGCGTGGAGACCACCACCGGGCCGCTCGGGCAGGGCCTCGGCAACGCGGTCGGCATGGCGATGGCGGCCCGCCGCGAGCGCGGTCTGTTCGACCCGGAGGCCGAGCCGGGGCGGTCGGTCTTCGACCACGACATCTGGTGCATCGCCTCCGACGGCGACATCGAGGAGGGCATCAGCCACGAGGTCAGCGCGCTCGCCGGGCACCAGCAGCTCGGCAACCTCACGGTGATCTACGACGACAACGAGATCTCCATCGAGGACGACACCCGGATCGCCAAGAGCGAGGACGTGGCGGCCCGCTACGAGGCGTACGGCTGGCACGTGCAGACGGTCGACTGGCGCGCCGGTGACGCCGACCAGGGCGACTACCACGAGGACGTCGAGGCCCTGCACCGGGCGCTGCTGGCGGCGAAGGCCGAGACCGGCCGCCCCTCCTTCATCGCCCTGCGCACCATCATCGGCTGGCCCGCGCCCAACAAGAAGAACACCGGCAAGATCCACGGTTCGGCGCTGGGCGGCGACGAGGTGGCCGCCACCAAGCAGCTCCTCGGCTTCGACCCGGCCCGGTCCTTCGAGGTCGACGAGGAGGTGCTCGGGCACGCCCGCCTGGTGATGGAGCGCGGCGCCCGGGCCGAGCAGGAGTGGACCACGGCGTTCGACGGCTGGGCGAAGGCCAACCCGGAGCGCGCGGCGCTGTACGACCGGATGGCCGGACGGGTCCTGCCGACCGGCTGGACCGAGGCGCTGCCGCAGTTCCCGGCCGACGCCAAGGGCATCGCCACCCGGGCCGCCTCCGGCAAGGTCCTGGAGGCGCTCGCCCCGGTGCTGCCGGAGCTGTGGGGCGGCTCGGCCGACCTGGCGGAGAGCAACAACACCACCATGAAGGGCGAGCCGTCGTTCGTCCCCGCCGTCCACGCCACCAAGGACTTCCCGGGCCACGAGTACGGCCGCACGCTGCACTTCGGCATCCGCGAGCACGCCATGGGCGCGATCCTCAACGGCATCACCCTGCACGGCGGCACCCGCCCGTACGGCGGCACCTTCCTGGTGTTCAGCGACTACATGCGTCCGTCGGTGCGGCTCGCCGCGCTGATGAAGCTGCCGGTGGTCTACGTCTGGACGCACGACTCGATCGGCCTCGGCGAGGACGGCCCCACCCACCAGCCGGTGGAACACCTGACCGCGCTGCGCGCCATCCCGGGCCTGGACGTGGTCCGTCCGGCCGACGCCAACGAGACGGTCTGGGCCTGGCGGCAGGCCCTGGAGCACACCGACCGGCCGACCGCGCTGGCGCTGAGCCGGCAGGCGCTGCCGACGCTGGACCGGTCGACCCTGGCCGGCGCCGAGGGCGTGGCGAAGGGCGGCTACGTGCTGGCCGAGGCGTCCAACGGCAAGCCACAGGTGATCATCGTCGGCACCGGCTCCGAGGTGCAGCTCTGCCTGACCGCGCGCGAGCGGCTGGAGGCCGACGGCACCCCGACCCGGGTCGTCTCGATGCCCTGCCAGGAGTGGTTCTTCGAGCAGGACGAGGCGTACCGGGAGTCGGTGCTGCCCCGTGGGGTAAAGGCACGGGTGAGCGTGGAGGCGGGCATCGCCATGTCGTGGCGCGGCATCGTCGGCGACTGCGGCGAGAGCGTCAGCCTGGAGCACTACGGCGCGAGTGCCCCGCACTCCGTGCTCTTCGAGCAGTTCGGATTCACCCCCGACCGGATCGTGGCCGCCGCGCACGCGGCGTTGACCCGGATGGGCGACATCACCGGTTTCACGACCGGCAACTGA
- the tal gene encoding transaldolase, with protein MTDRLSELTAAGVAVWLDDLSRVRLSSGGLDQLRREKHVAGVTTNPTIFAKALGDADEYDWQLRDLATRGVEVEEAVRMLTTYDVRWACDVMHPSYERSAGVDGRVSIEVDPRLAHESDKTVAEAKALWWLVDRPNLFIKIPATEAGLPAITATLAEGISVNVTLIFGLDRYSQVMEAFLAGLEQAKANGHDLSKIGSVASFFVSRVDSEVDKQLEKIGSAEAKALRGKAAVANAKLAYERYGEVFSSDRWQALADAGAHPQRPLWASTSTKNPDYRDVIYVEELVAPGTVNTMPEPVVHAYADHGETRGDTITGSYDEARKVFADLESVGVDMAGVIETLEREGVEKFEASWLELLDGVRKSLSAAGRGTGHPGDAAKGNARAAQQAGGNA; from the coding sequence ATGACGGACAGGCTGAGTGAACTCACCGCCGCGGGCGTGGCGGTCTGGCTCGACGACCTTTCCCGGGTACGGCTGTCCTCCGGCGGGCTGGACCAGCTCCGCCGGGAGAAGCACGTGGCCGGGGTGACCACCAACCCGACGATCTTCGCCAAGGCACTGGGCGACGCCGACGAGTACGACTGGCAACTGCGCGACCTCGCCACCCGTGGGGTGGAGGTCGAAGAGGCCGTGCGGATGCTCACCACCTACGACGTGCGGTGGGCCTGCGACGTGATGCACCCGTCGTACGAGCGCAGCGCCGGGGTCGACGGCCGGGTCTCCATCGAGGTGGACCCGCGGCTGGCCCACGAGAGCGACAAGACCGTCGCCGAGGCCAAGGCCCTGTGGTGGCTGGTCGACCGGCCGAACCTCTTCATCAAGATCCCGGCCACCGAGGCGGGCCTGCCGGCCATCACCGCCACCCTGGCGGAAGGGATCAGCGTCAACGTCACGCTGATCTTCGGGCTGGACCGCTACTCCCAGGTGATGGAGGCGTTCCTGGCCGGCCTGGAGCAGGCGAAGGCGAACGGGCACGACCTGTCCAAGATCGGCTCGGTCGCCTCGTTCTTCGTCTCCCGGGTCGACAGCGAGGTCGACAAGCAACTGGAGAAGATCGGCTCCGCCGAGGCCAAGGCGCTGCGCGGCAAGGCCGCCGTCGCCAACGCCAAGCTGGCGTACGAGCGCTACGGCGAGGTGTTCTCCTCCGACCGCTGGCAGGCCCTCGCGGACGCCGGCGCCCACCCGCAGCGGCCGCTGTGGGCCTCCACCTCGACCAAGAACCCGGACTACCGGGACGTCATCTACGTCGAGGAACTGGTCGCCCCCGGCACGGTCAACACCATGCCGGAGCCCGTCGTGCACGCGTACGCCGACCACGGCGAGACCCGCGGCGACACCATCACCGGCTCGTACGACGAGGCCCGCAAGGTCTTCGCGGACCTGGAGTCGGTCGGGGTCGACATGGCCGGCGTGATCGAGACCCTGGAGCGCGAGGGCGTGGAGAAGTTCGAGGCGAGCTGGCTGGAGCTGCTCGACGGCGTCCGCAAGTCGCTGTCAGCCGCGGGCCGGGGCACCGGCCACCCGGGCGACGCAGCAAAGGGCAACGCGCGGGCCGCCCAGCAGGCGGGAGGCAACGCGTGA
- a CDS encoding glucose-6-phosphate isomerase: MSDLLAGAVEAAAGLSVHGADTVDKAAPASTRDALVNAGVPGKLAAKDPTLWGPDAEAEAKIRLGWVDTHLRSRDLLPQLAELRAELADLDHVVLAGMGGSSLAPEVIARTLGKQLTVLDTTDPGQVRAALADRLERTVVVVASKSGSTVETDSHRRAYWQAFLDAGMTEAEAGRHFVVVTDPGSPLEATAAEMGAFTVLADPNVGGRYSALTAFGLVPSALAGVEVAELIDEAEGLARSLGGDRDNPALALGAALGAAATMGRDKVALISDGTGIEGLGDWAEQLIAESTGKAGVGILPVVVESPQSPGAAGDDVLTVTYGGALTAGAVPGGGVDADVAVNGPLGAHFLAWEYATAIAGVVLGIDPFNQPNVTESKENTNRILASGPPAETPSFTEGAIEVYAPQGAPGDLAGVLRQLVDGTGDDGYLAVMAYLDRFADADAARLRPLLAGAAGRPVTFGWAPRFLHSTGQYHKGGPQVGSYLQLTGAVVDDLPVPGRPYTFGELQAAQAAGDRQALAERERPVLRLHLTDRSAGVTQLLDVVGALRA; the protein is encoded by the coding sequence GTGAGCGACCTGCTCGCCGGGGCGGTCGAGGCCGCCGCCGGGCTCTCCGTGCACGGGGCCGACACGGTCGACAAGGCAGCTCCCGCCTCCACCCGGGACGCGCTGGTCAACGCCGGCGTGCCGGGCAAGCTGGCCGCGAAGGACCCGACCCTGTGGGGTCCGGACGCCGAGGCCGAGGCGAAGATCCGCCTCGGCTGGGTGGACACCCACCTGCGCAGCCGCGATCTGCTCCCCCAGCTCGCCGAGCTGAGGGCGGAGCTGGCCGACCTGGACCACGTGGTGCTCGCCGGGATGGGCGGCTCCTCGCTGGCCCCCGAGGTCATCGCCCGCACCCTCGGCAAGCAGCTGACCGTGCTCGACACCACCGACCCGGGGCAGGTCCGGGCGGCGCTGGCCGACCGGCTGGAGCGCACCGTGGTCGTGGTGGCCAGCAAGTCCGGCTCGACGGTCGAGACCGACAGCCACCGCCGGGCCTACTGGCAGGCGTTCCTCGACGCGGGGATGACCGAGGCGGAGGCCGGTCGGCACTTCGTCGTCGTCACCGACCCGGGCTCGCCGCTGGAGGCCACCGCCGCCGAGATGGGCGCTTTCACGGTGCTCGCCGACCCGAACGTGGGCGGTCGTTACTCGGCGCTGACCGCGTTCGGGCTGGTCCCGTCGGCGCTGGCCGGCGTCGAGGTGGCCGAGCTGATCGACGAGGCGGAGGGGCTGGCGCGGTCGCTGGGCGGGGACCGCGACAATCCGGCCCTGGCGCTCGGCGCGGCCCTCGGGGCGGCGGCCACCATGGGCCGGGACAAGGTCGCCCTGATCTCCGACGGCACCGGTATCGAGGGCCTCGGCGACTGGGCCGAGCAGCTGATCGCCGAGTCCACCGGCAAGGCCGGCGTCGGCATCCTGCCGGTCGTCGTGGAGTCGCCGCAGAGCCCCGGCGCCGCCGGCGACGACGTGCTCACCGTGACCTACGGCGGCGCGCTGACCGCCGGTGCCGTCCCCGGTGGCGGCGTCGACGCCGACGTGGCGGTCAACGGCCCGCTCGGCGCGCACTTCCTGGCCTGGGAGTACGCCACCGCCATCGCCGGCGTGGTGCTCGGCATCGACCCGTTCAACCAGCCCAACGTCACCGAGTCGAAGGAGAACACCAACCGGATCCTCGCCTCGGGTCCGCCGGCTGAGACGCCGTCGTTCACCGAGGGTGCGATCGAGGTGTACGCGCCGCAGGGCGCCCCGGGTGACCTGGCCGGCGTGCTCCGCCAGTTGGTCGACGGGACCGGCGACGACGGATACCTCGCGGTGATGGCGTACCTCGACCGGTTCGCCGACGCCGACGCGGCCCGGCTGCGGCCGCTGCTGGCCGGTGCCGCCGGACGGCCGGTCACCTTCGGTTGGGCGCCGCGGTTCCTGCACTCCACCGGCCAGTACCACAAGGGCGGCCCGCAGGTCGGAAGCTACCTCCAGCTCACCGGGGCGGTCGTCGACGACCTGCCGGTGCCGGGGCGGCCGTACACCTTCGGGGAGTTGCAGGCGGCGCAGGCCGCCGGCGACCGGCAGGCCCTGGCCGAGCGGGAACGTCCGGTGCTGCGGCTGCACCTGACCGACCGGTCGGCGGGCGTGACCCAGCTGCTCGATGTCGTCGGGGCGTTGCGGGCGTGA
- the zwf gene encoding glucose-6-phosphate dehydrogenase → MDDAEREGGVNPLRDPQDRRLPRIPESCALVIFGVTGDLARKKLLPAVYDLANRGLLPPGFVVLGFARRDWGDGDFESLAHDAAKKHARTPWREEVWARLAGSIKFVGGSFDDDAAFDHLSEMLDELRQTHGIPGNAAFYFSIPPAAFPVVLKQLARTGMADNARSGGWRRVVVEKPFGHDLPSAKALNDLVDDVFTRKDVFRIDHYLGKETVQNILALRFANNLFEPLWNSKYVDSVQITMAEDVGIGTRAGFYDSAGAARDVFQNHLLQLLALVAMEEPTSFDADEIRTEKLKVLRAITLPKDVAEGTVRGQYLPGWVGGERAVGYLEEEGVPADSTTETYVAVRLGIQNRRWAEVPFYIRAGKRLPRRVTEVAIMFKRAPHLPFNEADMESLGNNQLVIRVQPDEGVVLKFGSKVPGTTMEVRDIAMDFQYGEAFTESSPEAYERLVLDVLIGDRTLFPDAAEVEQSWQVVDPLEHAWAGTTPEQYRAGEWGPRAADEMLAREGRAWRRA, encoded by the coding sequence ATGGACGACGCGGAGCGAGAAGGCGGCGTGAACCCGCTGCGCGACCCGCAGGACCGCCGGCTGCCGAGGATCCCGGAGTCGTGCGCTCTGGTGATCTTCGGCGTCACCGGCGACCTGGCCCGCAAGAAGCTCCTGCCGGCCGTGTACGACCTGGCGAACCGGGGGCTGCTGCCCCCGGGCTTCGTCGTGCTCGGTTTCGCCCGCCGGGACTGGGGCGACGGGGACTTCGAGTCACTGGCCCACGATGCCGCCAAGAAGCACGCCCGCACCCCCTGGCGGGAGGAGGTGTGGGCGCGGCTGGCCGGCAGCATCAAGTTCGTCGGCGGCTCGTTCGACGACGACGCCGCGTTCGACCACCTCTCCGAAATGCTGGACGAGCTGCGCCAGACGCACGGCATCCCGGGCAACGCCGCCTTCTACTTCTCCATCCCCCCGGCGGCGTTCCCCGTGGTCCTCAAGCAGCTGGCCCGCACCGGGATGGCCGACAACGCCAGGTCCGGCGGCTGGCGCCGGGTGGTGGTGGAGAAGCCCTTCGGGCACGACCTGCCCTCGGCGAAGGCGCTCAACGACCTGGTCGACGACGTCTTCACCCGCAAGGACGTCTTCCGCATCGACCACTACCTGGGCAAGGAAACCGTCCAGAACATCCTCGCCCTGCGGTTCGCCAACAACCTGTTCGAGCCGCTGTGGAACTCCAAGTACGTCGACTCCGTGCAGATCACGATGGCCGAGGACGTCGGCATCGGCACCCGCGCCGGCTTCTACGACTCGGCCGGCGCGGCCCGCGACGTGTTCCAGAACCACCTGCTCCAACTGCTGGCGCTGGTGGCGATGGAGGAGCCGACGAGCTTCGACGCCGACGAGATCCGCACCGAGAAGCTCAAGGTGCTCCGGGCGATCACCCTGCCGAAGGACGTCGCCGAGGGCACCGTACGCGGCCAGTACCTGCCCGGCTGGGTGGGTGGCGAGCGTGCCGTCGGATACCTGGAGGAGGAGGGTGTCCCGGCGGACTCCACCACGGAGACCTACGTGGCCGTCCGGCTCGGCATCCAGAACCGCCGCTGGGCGGAGGTGCCGTTCTACATCCGGGCCGGCAAGCGGCTGCCGCGCCGCGTCACCGAGGTCGCCATCATGTTCAAGCGGGCGCCGCACCTGCCGTTCAACGAAGCCGACATGGAGTCGCTGGGCAACAACCAGCTCGTGATCCGGGTGCAGCCGGACGAGGGCGTCGTGCTCAAGTTCGGCTCCAAGGTGCCCGGCACCACGATGGAGGTCCGCGACATCGCGATGGACTTCCAGTACGGCGAGGCGTTCACCGAGTCCAGCCCCGAGGCGTACGAGCGGCTCGTGCTGGACGTGCTCATCGGCGACCGCACCCTCTTCCCGGACGCCGCCGAGGTCGAGCAGAGCTGGCAGGTGGTGGACCCGCTGGAGCACGCCTGGGCGGGCACCACGCCGGAGCAGTACCGGGCCGGTGAGTGGGGCCCCCGGGCCGCCGACGAGATGCTGGCCCGCGAGGGCCGGGCCTGGCGGAGAGCGTGA
- a CDS encoding heme o synthase codes for MSMITERPVSNSAGQPPVPAAETSAVARRDIRAVVAAYVTLTKPRIVELLLVTTVPAMMLADGGMPSLWLVAVVLVGGSLAAGAASVINCYIDRDIDQLMRRTKRRPLPTHTVTPRNALIFGLVLATVSVALMAAFTNLLAAGLTLAAILYYDVVYTLWLKRTTTANTFWGGACGAAPVLIGWAAVTGTLSPAAWALFAVVFFWQMPHFYPLAMKYKDDYARAGIPMLPVVASTRRVNAEIIGFAWLTVASSLAVWPLGMSLIYGVPAAVVGAIFVVEAHKLARRVARGQAVKPMRLFHWSTTYLTILFAAVALDALI; via the coding sequence GTGAGCATGATCACCGAGCGCCCCGTGAGCAACTCTGCCGGGCAGCCGCCGGTGCCGGCCGCGGAGACGTCGGCGGTCGCCCGCCGGGACATCCGCGCGGTGGTCGCGGCGTACGTGACGCTGACCAAGCCGCGGATCGTGGAACTGCTCCTCGTCACCACGGTGCCGGCGATGATGCTCGCGGACGGCGGCATGCCGTCGCTCTGGCTGGTGGCCGTGGTGCTGGTCGGCGGTTCACTCGCCGCCGGCGCGGCCAGCGTCATCAACTGTTACATCGACCGGGACATCGACCAGTTGATGCGGCGCACCAAGCGCCGCCCGCTGCCGACGCACACCGTGACGCCGCGCAACGCGCTGATCTTCGGGCTGGTGCTGGCGACGGTGTCGGTCGCGTTGATGGCGGCGTTCACCAACCTGCTGGCCGCCGGGCTCACGCTGGCCGCGATCCTCTACTACGACGTCGTCTACACCCTCTGGCTCAAGCGCACCACGACGGCGAACACGTTCTGGGGCGGGGCCTGCGGGGCGGCGCCGGTGCTGATCGGCTGGGCGGCGGTGACCGGGACGCTCTCCCCGGCCGCGTGGGCGCTCTTCGCGGTGGTCTTCTTCTGGCAGATGCCGCACTTCTACCCGCTGGCGATGAAGTACAAGGACGACTACGCCCGCGCCGGCATCCCGATGCTGCCGGTGGTGGCCTCCACCCGGCGGGTGAACGCCGAGATCATCGGCTTCGCCTGGCTGACTGTGGCGTCCTCGCTGGCCGTGTGGCCGCTGGGGATGAGCCTGATCTACGGCGTGCCCGCAGCGGTGGTCGGCGCCATCTTCGTGGTGGAGGCGCACAAGCTCGCCCGGCGGGTGGCGCGGGGGCAGGCCGTCAAGCCGATGCGGCTGTTCCACTGGTCGACGACCTACCTGACCATCCTCTTCGCCGCCGTCGCGCTTGACGCACTGATCTGA